From the Paludisphaera mucosa genome, one window contains:
- a CDS encoding GbsR/MarR family transcriptional regulator produces the protein MTPAAQKFVLHWGEMGQAWGINRTMAQVHALLFIAPSALDAEEISTLLDVSRSNVSTSLRELITWGVVRRVHIIGDRRDRFEALKDVMDTFRVIMAERRRREMDPTISLLEHCIEEAKVGGEAEAYTREQLEKMLAFTRMVTDWYGQIENLPTPAMLRLFKGGTLIAKLFSRRGKAGKVGFDASDSAGEADEFAEEASEQ, from the coding sequence ATGACACCTGCCGCGCAGAAATTCGTGCTCCACTGGGGCGAGATGGGCCAGGCGTGGGGGATCAACCGCACGATGGCCCAGGTCCACGCCCTCCTGTTCATCGCACCTTCGGCTCTCGACGCGGAGGAGATCAGCACGCTCCTCGACGTCAGTCGGTCGAACGTCTCCACGAGTCTCCGCGAGCTGATCACCTGGGGCGTGGTGCGCCGGGTGCACATCATCGGCGATCGCCGCGACCGCTTCGAAGCGCTCAAGGACGTGATGGACACGTTCCGGGTCATCATGGCCGAGCGCCGTCGTCGCGAGATGGACCCGACGATCAGCCTCCTCGAACACTGCATCGAGGAGGCCAAGGTCGGCGGCGAGGCCGAGGCCTACACCCGCGAGCAACTCGAGAAGATGCTGGCGTTCACGCGGATGGTGACCGACTGGTACGGCCAGATCGAGAACCTCCCTACACCCGCCATGCTCCGCCTGTTCAAGGGCGGGACGTTGATCGCCAAGCTCTTCTCGCGTCGCGGCAAGGCCGGCAAGGTCGGCTTCGACGCCTCCGATTCGGCCGGTGAGGCCGACGAGTTCGCGGAGGAGGCGTCCGAGCAATAA
- the msrB gene encoding peptide-methionine (R)-S-oxide reductase MsrB yields MPTENQAPAAEVPQTEEEWRKKLTPEQYHVVREKGTERAFTGKYWNHKEDGVYRCVGCGEPLFDSAAKFDSGCGWPSFYQPVDDGKEVKEEVDDSLFMRRTEVLCRKCNAHLGHVFDDGPNPTGLRYCINSASIDFEKRGAKSGDSGPADPKKP; encoded by the coding sequence ATGCCGACCGAAAACCAAGCCCCGGCGGCCGAGGTCCCCCAGACCGAGGAGGAGTGGCGAAAGAAGCTCACTCCCGAGCAGTATCACGTGGTGCGCGAGAAGGGCACGGAGCGGGCCTTCACGGGCAAGTACTGGAACCACAAGGAAGACGGCGTCTACCGCTGCGTCGGCTGCGGCGAACCCCTTTTCGACTCGGCGGCGAAGTTCGACTCCGGATGCGGCTGGCCGAGCTTCTACCAGCCCGTCGACGACGGCAAGGAAGTCAAGGAAGAGGTCGACGACAGCCTGTTCATGCGCCGCACCGAAGTCCTCTGCCGAAAGTGCAACGCCCACCTGGGCCACGTCTTCGACGACGGTCCCAACCCGACCGGTCTTCGCTACTGTATCAATTCGGCGTCGATCGACTTCGAGAAGCGCGGGGCGAAATCGGGCGATTCCGGCCCGGCCGACCCGAAAAAGCCGTAA